From one Rhopalosiphum padi isolate XX-2018 chromosome 2, ASM2088224v1, whole genome shotgun sequence genomic stretch:
- the LOC132919264 gene encoding LOW QUALITY PROTEIN: vang-like protein 2 (The sequence of the model RefSeq protein was modified relative to this genomic sequence to represent the inferred CDS: inserted 2 bases in 1 codon): protein MDTESIRSMSEYSSKSKYKSHSLKSGGNHRSNSYKNNTRTARKYSDSLNNPYETAMAPYQTTVMLDDTRDGQDVVEVQILPQDENWGENTTAITGNTSVQSGSMEEMGALWPDTEQKSAFPILCHRYIATTLTGLLSLVAFLSPLAMLVLPKLGVFSPAATNLSPQQRETLLNCGAECKGVLVSLAFKMFLLAVASWAIFLRPVKATMPRIHVFRAIVLALVSICCGIFWLFYVVQVTEGVRATATGEDLLEYRALVSYSSSLCDCLLCIHYVAIVLMEIRHLQPAFYIKVVRSPDGESRSYPIGQLSIQRAAVWVLERYYTEFSIYNPYLERLPVSKSKXKNASSFKFYDIEGIGSNTLQMSQSRGTMNGHARRRDSSHNERFYEEHDYERRVKKRRARLLTAAEEAFTHVKRSHHDPGGGSAMDPYEAAQAVFPTIARSLQKYLRVTRQQPRHTVESILSHLALCLTHDASPKAFLEPYLSASPVLQNEKEQKSLQSWSLICNELLTRALKDGTVFQLRQNDLSLLCTVHKLPHFSIIEEVINPKSNRFVLKLNSETSV from the exons ATGGACACCGAGTCTATAAGGTCCATGAGTGAGTACAGTTCCAAATCCAAATACAAGAGTCACTCACTAAAATCTGGTGGTAATCATAGATCTAACAGTTAtaa AAACAATACTCGAACTGCTCGCAAATATTCTGATAGCTTAAATAATCCATACGAAACAGCTATGGCACCATATCAAACTACTGTGATGTTAGATGATACAAGAGATGGACAAGATGTTGTTGAAGTGCAAATATTACCTcaa gaTGAAAATTGGGGTGAAAATACCACAGCAATTACTGGTAATACTTCAGTACAGTCAGGATCCATGGAAGAAATGGGTGCTCTATGGCCAGATACTGAGCAAAAAAGTGCTTTTCCAATATTGTGCCATCGTTATATAGCTACTACCTTGACTGGGCTTTTGTCTCTAGTCGCTTTTCTTAGTCCATTAGCTATGCTAGTTTTACCAaaattag GTGTTTTTAGTCCTGCAGCTACAAATCTTAGTCCTCAACAAAGAGAAACCCTATTAAATTGCGGTGCAGAATGTAAAGGAGTGTTAGTTTCATTAgcattcaaaatgtttttattggcTGTGGCATCATGGGCAATTTTCCTACGTCCCGTGAAAGCAACCATGCCCCGCATTCATGTTTTTAGAGCAATCGTCTTAGCATTAGTGTCAATTTGTTGTGGTATTTTTTGGCTTTTCTATGTAGTTCAAGTCACGGAGG gaGTACGAGCAACAGCTACAGGTGAAGATTTGCTTGAGTATCGTGCCTTGGTATCCTATTCTTCTTCCCTATGTGATTGTCTACTTTGTATTCATTATGTTGCCATAGTGTTAATGGAAATAAGACACCTTCAGCCAGCTTTTTACATCAag gttgTTAGGAGTCCTGATGGTGAAAGTCGATCATATCCTATTGGTCAGTTAAGCATTCAGCGTGCTGCTGTTTGGGTTCTTGAACGATATTATACTGAATTTTCCATTTACAATCCCTACTTGGAGCGTTTACCAGTCTcaaagtctaa aaaaaatgcttccagctttaaattttatgatattgagGGTATTGGAAGTAACACGCTCCAAATGAGTCAGTCCAGAGGCACAATGAATGGTCATGCTAGACGTCGAGACTCAAGTCATAACGAACGATTCTATGAAGAACATGACTATGAACGAAGAGTTAAGAAGCGAAGAGCCAGGCTCTTAACAGCTGCCGAAGAAGCATTCACTCATGTTAAACGATCACATCATGATCctg GTGGTGGTTCTGCCATGGATCCATATGAAGCTGCTCAAGCTGTTTTCCCAACTATTGCACGATCTCTTCAAAAGTATTTAAGAGTAACTAGGCAACAGCCAAGGCATACTGTAGAGTCAATTTTGTCTCACCTTGCTTTATGTTTAACTCATGATGCTTCACCAAAGGCATTTTTAGAACCTTACTTGAGTGCATCTCCTGTATTACaa aatgAAAAAGAACAAAAATCACTTCAATCCTGGTcattaatttgtaatgaattatTGACTCGAGCACTCAAAGATGGAACTGTGTTTCAATTACGACAAAATGATCTTTCACTTTTGTGTACTGTACATAAGCTTCCCCATTTTAGTATTATCGAAGAAGTTATCAATCCAAAATCAAATAGATTTGTTCTTAAGTTAAACTCTGAAACTTCTgtctaa
- the LOC132919265 gene encoding alpha-taxilin isoform X1, protein MEATSTVSEESSIDKTTQPSNQKDASCVSSTVTESLPKQADAADSTSVATQASELDIADSNHPSNDKNRKKKDRHLAQALKTVLNSMNSLNTPEEKLAALCIKYADLMEENTKLKTAYKQTEKRVSQALTERDIVRGEMNKAVMTRSRLESLCRELQKQNKAIREESLKRVKEAEDKRLEMTNKFQNTLSEIASVMQQNSEKNNKLRDDNMDMSSRLKNVCEQYELREQVNGAQVVKLAKQIELETQLCDAKLAKANMEISVERETILNEKTHLLKEIRLYQTRIEEMQNTEIDLRNQISLYNEKYEEFQNALARSNKVFAGFKGDMELMSKKIVKQEKESASWKMRYERCQQLLDEMTSERTRMISDLSVATRQLSTLQKLCRTLHSERQALLSKLEHGKKMPELPPDVISGEMAERFTEVSMCAMAEWFARTDNAKSKPDQSKETLQSAIDNQMKLTKDSTEQPSIINGEDTMSPESPSSSQSHISDEPAYDTGVSSSSSVNGDKVECVVENNIENKSVNEQESKKADIKKAKETQSKRKAKKT, encoded by the exons ATGGAGGCTACATCTACCGTGTCAGAAGAATCTTCTATTGACAAGACTACTCag CCAAGTAATCAAAAAGATGCATCATGTGTGTCCAGTACAGTTACAGAATCCTTGCCCAAACAGGCAGATGCTGCTGATAGCACATCTGTAGCCACTCAAGCTTCCGAGTTGGATATAGCAGATTCAAATCATCCGTCTAATGATAAGaaccgtaaaaaaaaagacCGTCATTTAGCTCAAGCATTGAAAACTGTTTTGAATAGTATGAATTCTTTAAATACACCTGAAGAAAAACTAGCAGCATTATGCATTAAGTATGCAGATCTTATGGAAGAAAACACTAAGCttaaa ACTGCTTATAAACAAACTGAAAAAAGAGTATCTCAGGCATTAACAGAACGTGATATAGTCAGAGGTGAAATGAATAAAGCAGTTATGACAAGAAGTCGATTAGAGAGTTTATGTAGGGAATTGCAGAAACAAAATAAAGCAATAAGA GAAGAGAGTCTGAAACGTGTCAAAGAAGCTGAAGATAAACGCTTGGAAATGACgaataaatttcaaaacacTTTAAGTGAAATAGCTTCAGTGATGCAACAAAATAGTGAGAAAAACAACAAACTCCGTGATGACAATATGGATATGTCTTCTAGGCTTAAGAATGTGTGCGAACAGTATGAGCTTAGAGAACAGGTAAATGGCGCT CAAGTAGTTAAGTTAgctaaacaaattgagcttgaGACCCAATTATGTGATGCTAAGCTGGCCAAAGCAAATATGGAAATCAGTGTAGAACGAGAAACTATTTTAAACGAGAAGACTCATTTATTAAag gaAATACGACTATATCAAACCAGAATCGAGGAAATGCAAAATACTGAAATAGACTTGCGAAACCAAATTTCtctatataatgaaaaatatgaagaaTTTCAAAATGCTCTAGCACGAAGCAATAAAGTTTTTGCTGGATTTAAAGGAGACATGGAATTA atgtcaaaaaaaatagttaaacaagAAAAAGAGTCTGCTAGTTGGAAAATGCGCTATGAGCGCTGTCAACAACTTTTAGATGAAATGACCTCTGAACGTACTAGAATGATAAGTGATTTATCTGTAGCAACTCGACAATTGAGTACCTTACAAAAATTATGTCGAACTCTTCACTCTGAACGACAGGCACTTTTATCTAAGTTGGAACACGGAAAAAAAATGCCTGAATTGCCACCAGATGTGATATCCGGAGAAATGGCTGAGCGTTTCACAGAGGTCAGCATGTGTGCAATGGCGGAATGGTTTGCACGCACAGATAATGCAAAATCTAAAc CGGATCAGTCTAAAGAAACACTACAGTCAGCCATTGATAACCAAATGAAATTGACCAAGGACTCGACTGAGCAGCCATCAATTATAAATGGAGAAGATACTATGTCCCCAGAATCTCCTTCATCATCTCAATCGCATATATCAGATGAACCTGCCTATGATACTGGTGTTAGCAGTAGTTCGTCAGTTAATGGAGATAAAGTAGAATGTGTCGTTGAaaataacattgaaaataaGTCAGTTAATGAACAAGAGTCAAAAAAGGCTGACATTAAAAAGGCCaag GAAACTCAATCAAAACGGAAGGCTAAGAAAACGTAG
- the LOC132919265 gene encoding alpha-taxilin isoform X2, producing the protein MEATSTVSEESSIDKTTQPSNQKDASCVSSTVTESLPKQADAADSTSVATQASELDIADSNHPSNDKNRKKKDRHLAQALKTVLNSMNSLNTPEEKLAALCIKYADLMEENTKLKTAYKQTEKRVSQALTERDIVRGEMNKAVMTRSRLESLCRELQKQNKAIREESLKRVKEAEDKRLEMTNKFQNTLSEIASVMQQNSEKNNKLRDDNMDMSSRLKNVCEQYELREQQVVKLAKQIELETQLCDAKLAKANMEISVERETILNEKTHLLKEIRLYQTRIEEMQNTEIDLRNQISLYNEKYEEFQNALARSNKVFAGFKGDMELMSKKIVKQEKESASWKMRYERCQQLLDEMTSERTRMISDLSVATRQLSTLQKLCRTLHSERQALLSKLEHGKKMPELPPDVISGEMAERFTEVSMCAMAEWFARTDNAKSKPDQSKETLQSAIDNQMKLTKDSTEQPSIINGEDTMSPESPSSSQSHISDEPAYDTGVSSSSSVNGDKVECVVENNIENKSVNEQESKKADIKKAKETQSKRKAKKT; encoded by the exons ATGGAGGCTACATCTACCGTGTCAGAAGAATCTTCTATTGACAAGACTACTCag CCAAGTAATCAAAAAGATGCATCATGTGTGTCCAGTACAGTTACAGAATCCTTGCCCAAACAGGCAGATGCTGCTGATAGCACATCTGTAGCCACTCAAGCTTCCGAGTTGGATATAGCAGATTCAAATCATCCGTCTAATGATAAGaaccgtaaaaaaaaagacCGTCATTTAGCTCAAGCATTGAAAACTGTTTTGAATAGTATGAATTCTTTAAATACACCTGAAGAAAAACTAGCAGCATTATGCATTAAGTATGCAGATCTTATGGAAGAAAACACTAAGCttaaa ACTGCTTATAAACAAACTGAAAAAAGAGTATCTCAGGCATTAACAGAACGTGATATAGTCAGAGGTGAAATGAATAAAGCAGTTATGACAAGAAGTCGATTAGAGAGTTTATGTAGGGAATTGCAGAAACAAAATAAAGCAATAAGA GAAGAGAGTCTGAAACGTGTCAAAGAAGCTGAAGATAAACGCTTGGAAATGACgaataaatttcaaaacacTTTAAGTGAAATAGCTTCAGTGATGCAACAAAATAGTGAGAAAAACAACAAACTCCGTGATGACAATATGGATATGTCTTCTAGGCTTAAGAATGTGTGCGAACAGTATGAGCTTAGAGAACAG CAAGTAGTTAAGTTAgctaaacaaattgagcttgaGACCCAATTATGTGATGCTAAGCTGGCCAAAGCAAATATGGAAATCAGTGTAGAACGAGAAACTATTTTAAACGAGAAGACTCATTTATTAAag gaAATACGACTATATCAAACCAGAATCGAGGAAATGCAAAATACTGAAATAGACTTGCGAAACCAAATTTCtctatataatgaaaaatatgaagaaTTTCAAAATGCTCTAGCACGAAGCAATAAAGTTTTTGCTGGATTTAAAGGAGACATGGAATTA atgtcaaaaaaaatagttaaacaagAAAAAGAGTCTGCTAGTTGGAAAATGCGCTATGAGCGCTGTCAACAACTTTTAGATGAAATGACCTCTGAACGTACTAGAATGATAAGTGATTTATCTGTAGCAACTCGACAATTGAGTACCTTACAAAAATTATGTCGAACTCTTCACTCTGAACGACAGGCACTTTTATCTAAGTTGGAACACGGAAAAAAAATGCCTGAATTGCCACCAGATGTGATATCCGGAGAAATGGCTGAGCGTTTCACAGAGGTCAGCATGTGTGCAATGGCGGAATGGTTTGCACGCACAGATAATGCAAAATCTAAAc CGGATCAGTCTAAAGAAACACTACAGTCAGCCATTGATAACCAAATGAAATTGACCAAGGACTCGACTGAGCAGCCATCAATTATAAATGGAGAAGATACTATGTCCCCAGAATCTCCTTCATCATCTCAATCGCATATATCAGATGAACCTGCCTATGATACTGGTGTTAGCAGTAGTTCGTCAGTTAATGGAGATAAAGTAGAATGTGTCGTTGAaaataacattgaaaataaGTCAGTTAATGAACAAGAGTCAAAAAAGGCTGACATTAAAAAGGCCaag GAAACTCAATCAAAACGGAAGGCTAAGAAAACGTAG
- the LOC132919266 gene encoding prostaglandin E2 receptor EP4 subtype-like — translation MELAVVNVTASSSLATTVLPVPSVVRLPSTGVQIAFTGLSVFGILGNLLALFILHRTRSSSNKKHVFMLRCLAINDFIVLVGRVVHMFVNIRWPNSKKTVWSCRISVLWRFFGLNSGCVALVMAVERWMALTKPFFYKKYISLQLLKGMMAILSLEVLCFMCAPYFGFGYGRYWDEKSSTCVSYKNAKKLLDVLHVYIYLGHGVILCFAIVYTNLAVMKALCMKNIPNKQHTVTIRRTNQELSLACNAATKEERAFGWLMFLLCVTFVTCWVPQMISIPLSRFIEDDLKIRPFIITTDMLLAIHFALNPYLYVLQNWKLVKTIICLKPKIRKTANGSSVSISLSSSMKTTDEVLSEVPL, via the exons ATGGAGCTGGCCGTGGTGAATGTGACAGCGTCGTCATCGCTCGCCACAACAGTGCTTCCGGTCCCGTCCGTCGTCCGTTTACCGAGTACCGGCGTGCAGATAGCCTTTACCGGGTTGTCCGTGTTCGGCATACTCGGTAACCTGCTGGCGCTTTTCATATTGCACCGGACCCGATCAAGTAGCAACAAGAAACACGTCTTCATGTTGCGGTGCCTGGCCATCAACGATTTCATTGTGCTTGTCGGCAGGGTAGTCCATATGTTCGTGAACATCAGATGGCCGAACTCCAAAAAGACTGTGTGGTCGTGCCGGATCAGCGTCCTGTGGCGGTTCTTTGGCTTGAATTCTGGGTGCGTGGCTCTCGTAATGGCTGTCGAACGCTGGATGGCGCTTACCAAACCGTTTTTTTACAAAAAG TACATAAGCctacaattacttaaaggaatGATGGCCATACTTTCTTTAGAAGTACTGTGTTTCATGTGTGCCCCATACTTTGGATTTGGATATGGTCGCTATTGGGATGAGAAATCGTCAACGTGTGTGAGTTATAAAAATGCCAAAAAGCTTTTGGACGTACTACATGTTTACATATATCTAGGTCACG GCGTAATTTTATGCTTTGCAATAGTCTACACGAACTTAGCCGTTATGAAAGCTTTGTGTATGAAGAATATTCCTAACAAACAGCATACCGTGACAATAAGACGCACCAACCAAGAATTGTCATTGGCTTGCAACGCCGCTACCAAAGAAGAAAGAGCATTCGGCTGGCTCATGTTTTTACTGTGTGTCACGTTTGTCACTTGTTGGGTCCCGCAAATG ATATCAATACCGTTATCCAGGTTCATCGAGGATGATTTAAAGATTCGGCCGTTTATCATCACCACAGACATGCTGTTAGCTATACATTTTGCGCTTAACCCGTATCTGTACGTCCTCCAGAACTGGAAGTTAGTAAAGACCATTATCTGCTTGAAGCCGAAGATCAGGAAGACTGCTAACGGTAGCAGCGTGAGCATTAGTCTTAGCAGTTCCATGAAAACAACGGACGAAGTATTATCAGAGGTTCCGCTCTGA